One Sanguibacter keddieii DSM 10542 genomic window carries:
- a CDS encoding MFS transporter yields the protein MTTRTADPSPHPDRPHRPALSPHADCSPTPDRSPDPSGSLSPDPADEPPVQDSAADDVPVDSPARVPVRLPLGSLLALAVTSFVTLLSETLPAGLLLQMSADLGVSTSTAGQTVTVFAIGCLVGAIPLTRLAATLPRRAVVVGMLVGFVVVNTATALAPSLPVLLAMRFLAGLGAGMTWALVPSYARRLAPPHLAGRAIAITALGSTLALAVGVPAGTALGQLVGWRWTFGVLSVVALGLVAWVRLGVVDLPGTPRAAGGRLSDALRVPGVRSVIAAAAAVIVAHNLLYTYVAPYVVDVGLGGALGTVLLAFGLGSIGGAVLVGAYGDSHLRRLSVVSTVALVVTLVVLGTVREPALVIAAAVVWGAVFGSIAPLLQTASARAAGPAADTAQSLLVTVWNLAIAAGGALGGIGIAVSGAATLPLASVPLAVVAATVVVVGRRHAFPR from the coding sequence GCTCCCCCGACCCCAGCGGCTCCCTCAGCCCGGACCCGGCCGACGAACCGCCGGTCCAGGACAGCGCCGCCGACGACGTCCCGGTCGACTCGCCAGCGCGCGTCCCCGTCCGTCTCCCCCTCGGCTCCCTCCTCGCCCTCGCGGTCACCAGCTTCGTCACCCTGCTCAGCGAGACCCTGCCCGCGGGGCTCCTGCTCCAGATGAGCGCCGACCTCGGGGTGAGCACGTCGACCGCCGGGCAGACCGTCACGGTCTTCGCGATCGGCTGCCTCGTCGGCGCCATCCCGCTCACCCGCCTCGCGGCCACGCTGCCCCGGCGCGCCGTGGTCGTCGGCATGCTCGTCGGGTTCGTCGTCGTCAACACCGCGACCGCCCTCGCACCGTCGCTCCCCGTCCTGCTCGCCATGCGCTTCCTCGCCGGTCTCGGCGCGGGGATGACCTGGGCTCTCGTGCCCAGCTACGCACGCCGGCTCGCACCGCCGCACCTCGCCGGGCGCGCGATCGCGATCACCGCGCTCGGCAGCACGCTCGCCCTCGCCGTCGGCGTCCCCGCCGGGACCGCCCTCGGCCAGCTGGTCGGCTGGCGGTGGACCTTCGGTGTCCTCTCGGTGGTCGCGCTCGGCCTGGTCGCCTGGGTCCGTCTCGGGGTCGTCGACCTGCCCGGGACGCCCCGCGCCGCGGGCGGCCGGCTCTCGGACGCGCTGCGCGTCCCCGGGGTGCGGTCGGTCATCGCCGCGGCTGCCGCCGTCATCGTCGCCCACAACCTCCTCTACACCTACGTCGCGCCCTACGTGGTCGACGTCGGACTCGGTGGGGCCCTGGGCACCGTGCTGCTCGCCTTCGGCCTCGGGTCGATCGGCGGGGCTGTCCTCGTCGGGGCGTACGGGGACTCCCACCTGCGCCGGCTCTCCGTGGTCAGCACCGTTGCGCTCGTCGTCACCCTCGTGGTCCTCGGGACGGTACGCGAGCCAGCCCTCGTGATCGCGGCCGCCGTCGTGTGGGGCGCCGTCTTCGGGAGCATCGCGCCGCTGCTCCAGACCGCCTCGGCACGCGCGGCAGGACCCGCCGCCGACACCGCGCAGTCCCTGCTCGTCACGGTCTGGAACCTCGCCATCGCCGCCGGGGGCGCGCTCGGCGGCATCGGCATCGCCGTCAGCGGCGCAGCGACCCTGCCCCTCGCCAGCGTGCCGCTCGCGGTCGTCGCGGCCACCGTGGTGGTCGTCGGTCGACGGCACGCGTTCCCGCGCTGA
- the cofC gene encoding 2-phospho-L-lactate guanylyltransferase, giving the protein MSAEQQAVVSAEQQAVVSAEQPAVVSADQPAVTWTVVVPVKVTSQAKTRLAGDLSPTQRVELVRAMVVDTVAAARATPTVDRVVVVTDDPDVVADLSADEPAGTDAERRADPSAENRASTSAQHPCLRAHLDVVPEPSPAAGLNAAIRAGVASARSGGGLAAVSVAVLLGDLPALRPGDLGAALEAASAHHRAVVTDADGSGTTLLTARSGVELYPAFGPGSAAEHAARGHVVLDVADVPAVSGLRQDVDLARDLAAVAALGPGPRTTEVLDRWARLGEGSSAA; this is encoded by the coding sequence ATGAGCGCCGAGCAGCAGGCGGTGGTGAGCGCCGAGCAGCAGGCGGTGGTGAGCGCCGAGCAGCCTGCGGTGGTGAGCGCCGACCAGCCGGCGGTGACCTGGACCGTCGTCGTCCCGGTCAAGGTGACGTCGCAGGCGAAGACCCGCCTGGCCGGTGACCTCAGCCCGACGCAGCGCGTGGAGCTGGTCCGCGCGATGGTCGTCGACACGGTCGCCGCGGCGCGTGCGACGCCCACGGTCGACCGCGTCGTCGTGGTGACCGACGACCCGGACGTCGTGGCGGACCTGAGCGCCGACGAGCCTGCAGGCACCGACGCCGAGCGCCGTGCAGATCCCAGTGCCGAGAACCGTGCATCCACCAGCGCCCAGCATCCCTGCTTGCGCGCGCACCTCGACGTCGTCCCCGAGCCGTCGCCCGCGGCGGGTCTCAACGCCGCGATCCGCGCCGGGGTCGCCAGCGCGCGCTCCGGCGGCGGCCTGGCGGCTGTGTCGGTCGCCGTGCTGCTCGGCGACCTGCCGGCCCTGCGCCCGGGAGACCTGGGCGCTGCCCTCGAGGCAGCCTCCGCGCACCACCGCGCGGTCGTGACCGACGCCGACGGGTCGGGCACCACGTTGCTCACGGCGCGGTCCGGCGTCGAGCTGTACCCGGCCTTCGGGCCCGGGTCGGCGGCCGAGCACGCGGCCCGGGGTCACGTGGTGCTCGACGTGGCCGACGTGCCAGCGGTCTCAGGGCTGCGCCAGGACGTCGACCTGGCGAGGGACCTCGCCGCGGTCGCGGCCCTCGGTCCAGGACCTCGCACCACGGAGGTCCTGGACCGGTGGGCGAGGCTCGGGGAAGGCTCCTCCGCAGCCTGA
- a CDS encoding coenzyme F420-0:L-glutamate ligase, whose amino-acid sequence MTGSTTGGTAVPSPSSVSAPELRVWALDGIGEVVPGDDLVGLVAGALGDRPLEDGDVVVVTSKIVSKAEGRVVSADDREQAITDETVRVVASRVHPGGVTRIVENRLGLVMAAAGVDASNTPDGTVLLLPIDPDASARALRSGLAERLGVQVGIVVTDTAGRPWRAGQTDIAIGAAGVQVMDDLRGQTDAQGRPLTVTVAAVADEIAAAAELVKGKTSGRPVAVVRGLAHLTLDEDGPGARALVRLGDTDMFAQGSAEAYEQGWKDAVGAEPGSERPGAAPHGTQSPAS is encoded by the coding sequence ATGACCGGAAGCACGACCGGGGGCACGGCTGTGCCTTCTCCCTCTTCCGTCTCCGCGCCAGAGCTGCGCGTCTGGGCCCTCGACGGCATCGGCGAGGTCGTCCCGGGTGACGACCTCGTCGGCCTCGTGGCCGGTGCTCTGGGCGACCGCCCGCTCGAGGACGGCGACGTGGTCGTCGTGACGAGCAAGATCGTCTCGAAGGCCGAGGGGCGCGTCGTCTCGGCGGACGACCGCGAGCAGGCCATCACCGACGAGACCGTCCGGGTGGTCGCCTCGCGCGTCCACCCCGGCGGTGTCACCCGCATCGTGGAGAACCGCCTCGGCCTCGTCATGGCCGCGGCGGGCGTCGACGCGAGCAACACCCCGGACGGCACGGTCCTGCTGCTGCCCATCGACCCTGACGCCTCGGCGCGCGCGCTCCGCAGCGGACTCGCGGAGCGGCTGGGTGTCCAGGTGGGCATCGTCGTGACCGACACGGCCGGGCGCCCGTGGCGCGCTGGCCAGACCGACATCGCGATCGGTGCTGCGGGCGTGCAGGTGATGGACGACCTGCGCGGCCAGACCGACGCCCAGGGACGACCGCTGACGGTCACCGTCGCGGCTGTCGCCGACGAGATCGCCGCCGCCGCCGAGCTCGTCAAGGGCAAGACGAGCGGGCGGCCCGTCGCGGTCGTCCGCGGTCTGGCGCACCTCACCCTCGACGAGGACGGACCCGGCGCCCGGGCGCTCGTCCGCCTCGGCGACACCGACATGTTCGCCCAGGGGAGCGCCGAGGCCTACGAGCAGGGGTGGAAGGACGCCGTGGGTGCGGAGCCCGGGAGCGAGCGTCCGGGCGCCGCGCCGCACGGGACGCAGAGCCCGGCGTCATGA
- a CDS encoding TIGR03557 family F420-dependent LLM class oxidoreductase: protein MDLTIGYAAMLEQFHPTDIISYSEYAEQHGFSGVMAADHFQPWVPQQGQSAFVWNVLSSLGERTRGDIGPGVTAPTFRWHPAMVAQASATLAAMFPGRHWLGLGSGEALNEHIIGQYWPEAPERINRMFEAIDVIKKLFAASLAGKDVKHSGPFYKLESTRLWTMPEVAPEILVATAGPVTAKRAGKHADGLITVGAPLEKISMLFGKFDDGAREVGRDPEGMPKVLQIHLSWAETDEEALANAMTEWPNGGMKFPKADIRSPFEFEQIAKLVRPEDFEGRMVISSDPDVHRANIQKYVDLGFDRIYLHNVGRNQREWIDVFGRDVLPKLVR from the coding sequence ATGGACCTGACCATTGGCTATGCCGCCATGCTCGAGCAGTTTCACCCGACGGACATCATCAGCTACTCCGAGTACGCGGAGCAGCACGGTTTCTCCGGTGTGATGGCCGCGGACCACTTCCAGCCGTGGGTGCCTCAGCAGGGGCAGAGCGCCTTCGTGTGGAACGTGCTGTCGTCCCTGGGTGAGCGGACCCGCGGGGACATCGGCCCCGGCGTGACCGCCCCGACGTTCCGCTGGCACCCGGCGATGGTGGCGCAGGCGTCCGCGACGCTCGCCGCGATGTTCCCGGGACGCCACTGGCTCGGCCTGGGCTCCGGCGAGGCGCTCAACGAGCACATCATCGGGCAGTACTGGCCCGAGGCGCCCGAGCGCATCAACCGCATGTTCGAGGCGATCGACGTCATCAAGAAGCTCTTCGCGGCGTCGCTCGCCGGCAAGGACGTCAAGCACTCGGGGCCGTTCTACAAGCTCGAGTCGACCCGTCTGTGGACGATGCCCGAGGTCGCCCCCGAGATCCTCGTGGCGACCGCCGGGCCTGTCACGGCGAAGCGGGCCGGCAAGCACGCCGACGGCCTCATCACCGTCGGTGCTCCGCTCGAGAAGATCTCGATGCTCTTCGGCAAGTTCGACGACGGCGCCCGGGAGGTCGGCCGCGACCCCGAGGGTATGCCCAAGGTCCTGCAGATCCACCTGTCGTGGGCAGAGACCGACGAGGAGGCCCTCGCGAACGCCATGACCGAGTGGCCGAACGGTGGCATGAAGTTCCCGAAGGCCGACATCCGCTCGCCCTTCGAGTTCGAGCAGATCGCGAAGCTGGTGCGCCCGGAGGACTTCGAGGGCCGCATGGTGATCTCCTCCGACCCTGACGTGCACCGCGCGAACATCCAGAAGTACGTGGACCTCGGCTTCGACCGCATCTACCTGCACAACGTGGGACGCAACCAGCGCGAGTGGATCGACGTGTTCGGCCGCGACGTGCTGCCCAAGCTCGTCCGATGA
- a CDS encoding SDR family oxidoreductase, whose translation MPDQPVSPSQPTPPTPRRIVVTGASSGIGAATVELLRAEGHDVVAVARREDRLEEVAERTGATYVVADITSDDDVARLVSEVTAAGPVDAVVNNAGGALGADPVGAADLDLWRRMYELNVIGTFRVVNAFLPALREAEGDIVVITSTAAHEPYEGGGGYVAAKFAERVATRTLRLELVGEPVRVVEIAPGMVHTEEFSLTRFGGDSAKAAAVYDGVPGPLLAGDVAEAVRWSLAQPPHVNVDTLILRPRAQAAYTKTHRVPSGAQG comes from the coding sequence ATGCCTGACCAGCCCGTCAGCCCGTCCCAGCCCACCCCTCCGACCCCACGCCGCATCGTCGTGACCGGTGCCTCGTCGGGCATCGGCGCCGCGACCGTCGAGCTGCTCCGCGCGGAGGGCCACGACGTCGTCGCCGTCGCCCGCCGCGAGGACCGCCTGGAGGAGGTCGCGGAGCGTACCGGCGCGACCTACGTCGTCGCCGACATCACCTCGGACGACGACGTCGCGCGTCTGGTCTCCGAGGTCACGGCCGCCGGCCCGGTCGACGCGGTCGTCAACAACGCGGGCGGCGCGCTCGGCGCCGACCCCGTCGGTGCGGCCGACCTGGACCTCTGGCGCCGGATGTACGAGCTCAACGTCATCGGCACCTTCCGGGTGGTCAACGCGTTCCTCCCGGCGTTGCGGGAGGCGGAGGGCGACATCGTCGTCATCACGTCGACGGCCGCGCACGAGCCCTACGAGGGAGGCGGCGGGTACGTCGCCGCGAAGTTCGCCGAGCGGGTCGCGACACGCACGCTGCGCCTCGAGCTCGTGGGCGAGCCGGTGCGCGTCGTGGAGATCGCGCCGGGCATGGTGCACACCGAGGAGTTCTCGCTGACGCGCTTCGGCGGGGACTCGGCCAAGGCCGCCGCCGTGTACGACGGGGTGCCCGGGCCGCTGCTCGCGGGCGACGTCGCGGAGGCGGTGCGGTGGTCCCTCGCGCAGCCGCCGCACGTGAACGTCGACACCCTCATCCTGCGGCCGCGCGCCCAGGCGGCCTACACGAAGACGCACCGGGTGCCGTCCGGTGCTCAGGGATAG
- a CDS encoding aspartate aminotransferase family protein: protein MPPPSPAAPSQGSARQTGISSPSTALELDRAHVFHSWSAQGSLQPMTIEGGLGCEVWDDTGRRYLDFSSQLVNVNIGHQHPRVVEAIAEQAHLLTTVAPGHANLTRGRAARLITERAPDGLDKVFFTNGGADANENAMRMARLHTGRSKVLSAYRSYHGNTGSAVVATGDWRRIPNELAHGHVHFFTPYLFRSDFWASTPEEECARALEHLARVVECEGPSSIAAILLETVPGTAGVLTPPPGYLAGVREIADRHGILLILDEVMAGFGRTGHWFAFDDHAVRPDLVTFAKGVNSGYVPAGGVIIDALVAATFDDRVFPGGLTYSGHPLAMAAIVGTLEAMADEGIVENARTVGSEHIGPGLRALADAHPMIGEVRGSGVFWALELVADPATRQPVAPAVVGAVKKGCLDRGLLPFVADNRLHVVPPCVVTPAEVARALAVYDEVLTEVEAGL from the coding sequence ATGCCCCCGCCCTCCCCGGCCGCCCCGTCACAGGGCTCGGCTCGTCAGACCGGTATCTCGTCTCCCAGCACAGCCCTCGAGCTCGACCGTGCCCACGTCTTCCACTCGTGGTCCGCGCAGGGGTCCCTGCAGCCCATGACCATCGAGGGCGGGCTCGGGTGCGAGGTGTGGGACGACACGGGACGCCGGTACCTCGACTTCTCGTCGCAGCTCGTCAACGTCAACATCGGGCACCAGCACCCCCGGGTCGTCGAGGCCATCGCGGAGCAGGCGCACCTGCTGACGACCGTCGCCCCCGGCCACGCCAACCTCACGCGCGGCCGCGCCGCACGGCTCATCACCGAGCGCGCCCCGGACGGGCTGGACAAGGTGTTCTTCACCAACGGCGGTGCCGACGCCAACGAGAACGCGATGCGCATGGCCCGCCTGCACACCGGGCGCTCCAAGGTCCTCTCGGCGTACCGCTCGTACCACGGCAACACCGGCTCGGCCGTGGTCGCCACGGGCGACTGGCGACGCATCCCCAACGAGCTCGCGCACGGGCACGTGCACTTCTTCACCCCGTACCTGTTCCGCTCCGACTTCTGGGCCTCGACCCCCGAGGAGGAGTGCGCCCGCGCTCTCGAGCACCTGGCCCGCGTCGTGGAGTGCGAGGGGCCGTCGTCGATCGCCGCGATCCTCCTCGAGACGGTGCCGGGCACCGCAGGGGTCCTCACCCCACCGCCCGGCTACCTCGCCGGGGTGCGCGAGATCGCCGACAGGCACGGCATCCTGCTGATCCTCGACGAGGTCATGGCCGGCTTCGGCCGGACGGGGCACTGGTTCGCCTTCGACGACCACGCCGTCCGCCCCGACCTCGTCACGTTCGCCAAGGGGGTCAACTCCGGGTACGTCCCCGCTGGCGGGGTGATCATCGACGCCCTCGTCGCCGCGACCTTCGACGACCGGGTGTTCCCCGGCGGCCTCACCTACTCCGGTCACCCCCTCGCCATGGCCGCGATCGTCGGGACCCTCGAGGCGATGGCCGACGAGGGCATCGTCGAGAACGCCCGCACCGTCGGCTCCGAGCACATCGGCCCGGGCCTGCGGGCGCTCGCGGACGCGCACCCGATGATCGGTGAGGTCCGGGGGAGCGGTGTCTTCTGGGCGCTCGAGCTCGTCGCCGACCCGGCGACGCGCCAGCCCGTCGCCCCGGCCGTCGTCGGTGCCGTGAAGAAGGGCTGCCTCGACCGCGGGCTGCTGCCCTTCGTCGCCGACAACCGCCTGCACGTGGTGCCGCCGTGCGTCGTCACACCCGCCGAGGTCGCGCGAGCGCTCGCGGTGTACGACGAGGTGCTCACCGAGGTCGAGGCGGGACTCTGA
- a CDS encoding ABC transporter substrate-binding protein, translating into MRTTTPWRTVAAATVAAGLVLTGCSSSDADADTSTAGEGEGLTPVKLQLQWLTQAQFSGYYAALDQGYYEEQGLDVEIIPSGGDIVPQDALAQGEVDYAVAWVPKVLGSIEQGASITNVAQVFERSATLQVSFADAGIDSVEDLAGKNVGSWGYGNEWELFAGLGEAGVTDYTLVTQAFDMLGLLNGDIDAAQAMTYNEYAQLLETVNPDTGELYTADDFSVIDWNDEGVAMLQDAVWADTERLESDPAYEETTVKFLTATLKGWAYARDNPQEAADIVTAAGSTLGTSHQLWMANEVNKLIWPSTTGGIGLVDPAAWDKTVELAMSTQNETGSSIITEAPPESAYTSEYVQQAIDALTEEGVDVVGADYAPIDVTLAEGGN; encoded by the coding sequence ATGAGGACAACCACACCGTGGAGGACCGTCGCAGCCGCGACGGTCGCCGCAGGGCTCGTGCTCACCGGCTGCTCGAGCTCGGACGCGGACGCCGACACGTCCACCGCAGGGGAAGGCGAGGGCCTGACGCCCGTCAAGCTGCAGCTGCAGTGGCTCACCCAGGCGCAGTTCTCCGGCTACTACGCCGCGCTCGACCAGGGGTACTACGAGGAGCAGGGGCTCGACGTGGAGATCATCCCGTCGGGCGGCGACATCGTCCCGCAGGACGCCCTCGCCCAGGGGGAGGTCGACTACGCGGTCGCCTGGGTGCCCAAGGTGCTCGGCTCGATCGAGCAGGGCGCGAGTATCACCAACGTCGCGCAGGTCTTCGAGCGCTCGGCGACCCTCCAGGTCTCCTTCGCCGACGCGGGCATCGACTCCGTCGAGGACCTCGCCGGGAAGAACGTCGGCTCCTGGGGCTACGGCAACGAGTGGGAGCTGTTCGCCGGGCTGGGGGAGGCGGGCGTCACCGACTACACGCTCGTCACCCAGGCCTTCGACATGCTCGGGCTGCTCAACGGCGACATCGACGCCGCGCAGGCCATGACCTACAACGAGTACGCGCAGCTCCTCGAGACCGTGAACCCGGACACCGGCGAGCTCTACACGGCCGACGACTTCTCCGTCATCGACTGGAACGACGAGGGCGTCGCCATGCTCCAGGACGCCGTCTGGGCTGACACCGAGCGGCTCGAGTCCGACCCGGCGTACGAGGAGACCACCGTCAAGTTCCTCACCGCGACCCTCAAGGGGTGGGCCTACGCCCGCGACAACCCCCAGGAGGCCGCCGACATCGTGACGGCCGCCGGGTCCACCCTCGGGACGAGCCACCAGCTGTGGATGGCCAACGAGGTCAACAAGCTCATCTGGCCCAGCACCACCGGTGGCATCGGCCTCGTCGACCCCGCCGCGTGGGACAAGACCGTCGAGCTCGCCATGTCGACGCAGAACGAGACCGGCTCGAGCATCATCACCGAGGCACCGCCCGAGTCGGCCTACACCTCCGAGTACGTCCAGCAGGCCATCGACGCGCTCACCGAGGAAGGCGTCGACGTGGTCGGCGCCGACTACGCGCCGATCGACGTCACCCTCGCCGAGGGCGGCAACTGA
- a CDS encoding ABC transporter permease, giving the protein MTTDHLESTSQPVSTARSGDTVPPVSPARRTASGRAVARSTGAVLASVAPPVVLLAALLAAWQAAVTLGDVPAFVLPGPSAIFSELRDLAGPITSAALVTGRNALVGLVVGALLGVLLAVVASSAQVVDRLGEPVVTALSVVPVVALAPVLYSMYGAASEQARVIVAGLAVFVPVYVNTLRGLRQVTPVHRDLMRALAASPRQVALTVTVPTAVPFVFTGLRIASSLAVISAIVAEYFGGPRSGIGSFITTAASGSNYARAWAYVLGGIVVGLVFFTVTALAEHLATRRKAR; this is encoded by the coding sequence ATGACCACCGACCATCTCGAGAGCACGTCCCAGCCCGTGTCGACCGCTCGGTCCGGTGACACGGTCCCGCCCGTGAGCCCAGCCAGGCGCACCGCCTCCGGACGTGCCGTCGCCCGGTCCACCGGCGCCGTCCTGGCGAGCGTCGCCCCGCCCGTCGTCCTGCTCGCCGCGCTGCTCGCCGCCTGGCAGGCCGCGGTCACCCTCGGCGACGTCCCGGCCTTCGTGCTCCCGGGCCCCTCGGCCATCTTCTCCGAGCTCCGCGACCTCGCCGGGCCGATCACCTCGGCGGCACTGGTCACCGGCCGCAACGCGCTCGTCGGCCTGGTCGTCGGTGCGCTGCTCGGCGTCCTGCTCGCGGTCGTCGCGTCCTCCGCGCAGGTGGTGGACCGGCTGGGCGAGCCCGTCGTCACCGCGCTGTCGGTGGTCCCGGTCGTCGCCCTGGCCCCGGTCCTGTACTCCATGTACGGGGCGGCCTCCGAGCAGGCGCGCGTGATCGTCGCCGGCCTCGCCGTCTTCGTGCCCGTCTACGTCAACACCCTCCGCGGCCTGCGGCAGGTGACCCCGGTGCACCGCGACCTCATGCGGGCGCTCGCGGCGTCGCCGCGCCAGGTGGCACTTACCGTCACCGTCCCGACGGCCGTGCCCTTCGTCTTCACCGGGCTGCGCATCGCCTCGTCGCTGGCGGTGATCTCGGCGATCGTGGCCGAGTACTTCGGCGGGCCGCGCTCCGGCATCGGGTCCTTCATCACGACGGCCGCGTCGGGCTCCAACTACGCCCGTGCCTGGGCGTACGTGCTCGGCGGGATCGTCGTCGGCCTCGTGTTCTTCACCGTGACGGCGCTCGCCGAGCACCTCGCGACACGACGGAAGGCACGGTAG
- a CDS encoding ABC transporter ATP-binding protein: protein MTQPEARPTSVAPADTSLPADSALPAGTAPSASSSSSSSTTTSTASAVRVDSVSRVFGRGTSQVVALDDVSLTVAPGEFVSLIGPSGCGKSTLLRLVADLDQPTSGTVEVFGRPARQARLSREYGIAFQQAGLLPWRTVRANVELPLTLSGTGRGARRERVDHLLDLVGLADFADRFPDQLSGGMQQRVAIARSLAEEPSLLLMDEPFGALDEMTREHLQTQLLRICAETRAAVVFVTHSIPEAVFLSDTVVVMSPRPGRIREIVDVGLDRAGIAPATAVSTAAEDAVGDDLRTADAFVDAVARVRTALHGDLAAAGGSATRAPAGVDQR, encoded by the coding sequence ATGACCCAGCCCGAGGCACGCCCCACGAGCGTCGCGCCTGCCGACACCTCGCTCCCTGCCGACTCCGCGCTGCCTGCTGGCACCGCACCGTCTGCGAGCAGCAGCAGCAGCAGCAGCACCACCACCAGCACCGCCTCAGCCGTCCGCGTCGACTCGGTCTCCCGGGTCTTCGGCCGGGGGACCAGCCAGGTCGTCGCCCTCGACGACGTGAGCCTCACGGTCGCGCCGGGGGAGTTCGTGTCGCTCATCGGCCCGTCGGGCTGCGGCAAGTCGACGCTGCTGCGTCTCGTGGCCGACCTCGACCAGCCGACGTCGGGCACCGTGGAGGTCTTCGGTCGTCCGGCCCGCCAGGCGCGGCTGTCCCGGGAGTACGGCATCGCCTTCCAGCAGGCGGGCCTGCTCCCGTGGCGGACGGTCCGGGCCAACGTCGAGCTCCCGCTCACGCTCTCCGGCACCGGACGTGGGGCCCGTCGCGAGCGCGTCGACCACCTGCTCGACCTGGTCGGCCTCGCCGACTTCGCAGACCGTTTCCCCGACCAGCTGTCGGGCGGCATGCAGCAGCGCGTCGCGATCGCCCGGTCGCTGGCCGAGGAGCCGAGCCTGCTGCTCATGGACGAGCCCTTCGGTGCGCTCGACGAGATGACCCGCGAGCACCTGCAGACGCAGCTCTTGCGGATCTGCGCGGAGACCCGCGCCGCCGTCGTGTTCGTCACCCACTCGATCCCCGAGGCGGTCTTCCTCTCGGACACGGTGGTCGTCATGTCACCGCGACCCGGCCGGATCCGGGAGATCGTCGACGTCGGCCTCGACCGTGCCGGCATCGCCCCCGCGACCGCCGTGAGCACAGCGGCCGAGGACGCCGTCGGCGACGACCTGCGCACCGCGGACGCCTTCGTCGACGCGGTCGCCCGGGTCCGGACCGCGCTGCACGGCGACCTCGCGGCAGCCGGTGGCTCCGCGACGAGGGCACCCGCGGGGGTGGACCAGCGATGA
- a CDS encoding ABC transporter permease has protein sequence MTSPVVVETGTSARVLRSKPVVAVLAVVVLASVWELYKALGPDDGWSVGETRLLPRTTGLAMPHTWDMVARLFDPVSGARDAPVLWRAVLDAGAVSLGIAVVGWLVGVTVGVLLALAMQRLRVVERAVLPLVVLSQTVPLIALAPLVRSWGAKLQIGGFEWEPWMSVAVIASYLAFFPVAVGMLRGLQSPDTIHVELMTAYAAGWFATLVRLRLPAAVPHLLPALRLAAANAVIGTVVAEVATGLPGGIGRMILEFANFASSDPAKPWAPIFGAVVLGLVAAGLVTLLGRSLGRFRRGEVVA, from the coding sequence ATGACGAGCCCGGTCGTGGTGGAGACGGGCACCTCCGCCCGGGTCCTGCGCTCCAAGCCCGTGGTCGCGGTCCTCGCCGTCGTCGTGCTCGCCTCGGTGTGGGAGCTCTACAAGGCTCTCGGCCCGGACGACGGCTGGTCCGTCGGCGAGACCCGGCTGCTCCCGCGCACCACCGGCCTCGCCATGCCCCACACCTGGGACATGGTCGCGCGGCTCTTCGACCCCGTGTCGGGGGCCCGCGACGCCCCGGTCCTGTGGCGGGCGGTCCTCGACGCCGGGGCGGTGAGCCTCGGGATCGCCGTGGTCGGCTGGCTCGTGGGGGTGACCGTGGGGGTGCTGCTGGCCCTCGCCATGCAGCGGCTGCGGGTCGTCGAGCGGGCCGTGCTGCCGCTCGTGGTGCTCTCGCAGACCGTCCCGCTCATCGCCCTCGCGCCGCTCGTGCGGTCGTGGGGCGCGAAGCTGCAGATCGGTGGCTTCGAGTGGGAGCCGTGGATGTCCGTCGCGGTCATCGCCTCCTACCTCGCGTTCTTCCCGGTGGCGGTCGGCATGCTGCGCGGCCTGCAGTCGCCCGACACGATCCACGTCGAGCTCATGACCGCCTACGCGGCCGGCTGGTTCGCCACCCTCGTCCGGCTGCGGCTGCCCGCGGCGGTCCCGCACCTGCTCCCCGCGCTGCGGCTCGCGGCGGCGAACGCCGTCATCGGGACCGTGGTCGCCGAGGTGGCCACCGGTCTGCCCGGCGGCATCGGCCGGATGATCCTCGAGTTCGCGAACTTCGCGTCGAGCGACCCGGCGAAGCCCTGGGCCCCGATCTTCGGCGCCGTGGTCCTCGGCCTCGTGGCCGCCGGGCTCGTGACCCTGCTCGGCCGGTCGCTCGGCCGGTTCCGCCGCGGCGAGGTGGTCGCGTGA